CGTGAGTACGAGGCCGGCCAGCCATGGGGCCTGATGAGAGTATTCCAGCAAGATCCCACCGGAAGTCGTGCCGGCGATAATGGCGAAGAAGGTCCACATCTTCAGCAATCCGTTTCCGATAGATAGCTTTTCGTAGGGGAGTAACTCGGGGAGAATGCCGTACTTGGCCGGGCTGAACAGCGCGCTGTGCACGCCCATTCCCGCCAACACGACCAGGAGCAGCCATCCGCCAAGCGGATTGACCCAGAGCGCCAACGTACCGGCCGCCATGAGCGCCACTTCGGCTACCTTCATGAAGACGAGGACGGTTCGCTTGCTCACTCGGTCCGCCAACACCCCGGCAACGATGGAAAAGAGCATGAGCGGGAGAGTGAAGACGACAAAGGCGAGGGTCGCCTGTGTCTGCGACTCCGCTTCAAAGGCGGGTCCCGTTGGGCCGACGGCTGCCGTGACCTGCCGAATCGCGAGCAAGGCCACCAGCAACTTCCAGGCGTTGTCGTTGAACGCCCCGAAGAATTGGGCGATCAGAAGACCACGGAGGGGATGTGAAGGGGAGGCTTGCATGCTCTGACGGGCCGCACCGCCAGATTCAACGCTATTTCGACGACAAGATCAAGAGCGGCACCCAGACCGGCGCCGTGATGATGCCGACCGCCAGCACGGCGATCGTCGGATACACGATGACGGCGGCGGGGACTTCCCAGAACCGATTGGCGCAGGAGTGGCGCTTCTCGCTGGTCCAGGAATCGGACAGCGGAGCAAACAAGGGTGTGCAGGTCCCGCTTTCCGGCTCGATGTCATAGGCGCGCAGGTCCCAGTCGCCGCCGACTTTCTTGGCCTTGCCGAGGTTCGTGACTTTGCCGGTCGGACAGAGCACCCGCACCACGTCTTCGCGCGGGAGCCCCCGGGCCAATTCCGGTTCCGCGCAGGTGACGTCAAGGACGGTGCCGTCCTGCTCGATGCGGAGAATCTTGCCGGACTTGGTCTCGTAGTAGCGCGCGCCCTGGTCTTCGTAAAAGTAGGCGCGGGGTGGAAGGTCCGTGGAGCAGCCGGTGAGCAACGTAAGGAAAGCCATGACGACACGGGCGGCAAGATTCACCGAAAGAGCCTCCTTAACGAGGTTGATCGACCGGCCACGAGGGCATCTTGTCCTACTGTCGAAGAAAGTTCAAATGGAACGCGACTTCGCTCTCACGCAGTGAGCCTGGTAGAAGCCTCGGTCAACTGGTGTTGTCCCTAGTAGTAAAGAGCTTTGGATCATCAGAACAATCGACTCCGTCCAAACGGTCCTATGAGCGCTTCGGCTCAGCAATGAACAGAGAGGCGCGTTCCATCATGCAAAAGGGTGGTTCACGTGTTTTTGATGCTGTGCTACCGTGGCCCACGCTTTTCATCGTCGGCTTCCGCTGCGGCGCCCGTCGATCCTGCTACGGCAACTCACCCCTTGCTTGAGGAGAGGACAACATGATGGAGAACTCACGAGGCAGCCTGCACCTTGCCGTTCTGGGCGCGATCGCGATCGGGATCGTCGCATGCAGCGGCGGAGGCGACTCGGGAGCGCCCGCTTCAGGCGGAGGGGGCACGGTGCCGCCGCCCCCCTCGGCGGGCGGTGTCAACGTGGTGTTCGGCCGCGACACCGGAGGCAACGATGATCTCTTTCTGATCAAGAACGATGGGAGCGGATTGGTCCCGCTTGCGACCGGTCCGGAGGATGAGGTGTTTGCGCGACTGGCTGGCGCGCGCATCCTGTATCACAAACGTGCCAATCCGTTTTCACAGCGGGATATCTGGAGCGTGGGGACGGACGGAACAGGAGGCGCCGCGCTGCTGAGTGGTCCGGCGGACGAAGCCGTCGCCGCCGTGAGCGGCACCCGCGTGATCGTGGAAACGGCGCCGGGGCTGGGAATGCCGCGGGATCTCCTGAGCATCGGACTGGATGGGAGCGGGCAGGCGCCTCTGGCCAATACGGCCGACGATGAATATTTCCGTGGGATCATCGGCAACCGGGTCCTGTACGAACGAAACGTCGGCGGACAGACGGATGTATACAGCGTCAACCTCGATGGGTCCGATCCGAAGCCGTTGGCGGCGGACCCGGGGTTCGAGGAATTCGTGGTCGGCAGCGCCGGCTCGCAGGTGATCATTGTGACTCGAGTCGACGTCATGTCACCGGCGAACCTGGTGGCGATCAATGCGGACGGCAGCGGCACGCCGTCCTTGTTGGGGGGCAGCCCCAACAACGAAGTGCTGGGGGCGGTGGTCGGCAATCGAGTCGTCTTCATGCGGTCGGTGGCCTCGCAGTTCGATATCTTCAGCGTCAACCTCGATGGATCGGATGTGAGGCCGCTCAGCGTGAATCCCGACAATGAGTTTGTCGAAGCCATTGCCGGGACGCGGGTGATCTATTCCCGGAACGTGGGCGGCCAGACCGACCTCTACAGCGTCAATGTGGATGGGACGGGCGAGGCTCCTCTGGCCACGACTCCGACGAGCGAGGAACATGCGGCGGCAGTGGTGGGCTCCCGCGTCATTTTCCGGCGTACGATCGGGGCGCAGGACGATCTGTTCAGCATCAACGCGGACGGGTCCGGCATCGAGGCACCTTTGGCGACCGGCCCGGAGGATGAGGACTTTGCCGGCCAGGTCGGGACCCGCGTCCTGTTCCACCGCAACACCGGCGGACCGCTCGGACCGGCCGATCTCTACAGTGTCAATGTGGACGGAACCGGCCTCGTGCCCTTGGCCACCAGCGGCGACAATGAGGCCTTTGCCGGGGCGGCAGGCGATCGCGCCGTTTATGAGAAAAAGACCGGCAACTTTTTCAGCAACAGTCCCCGCGATCTGTTCAGCATCGCGCCGGACGGCAGCGGGCCGGCCATCCCTCTCGGGCAAACGGCGAACGACGAATATTTCGCCAACAGCTTCTAAGCCTCGACGGGGCCTGGGGGCGTAGGGGCTTCTGTCTGTCAAGATTCGGCCGGCGGCGTGGCCGTCGGCACCGGCAGGCCTTCGAGCGCCATGATCCGCAAGGCGTTGGTGGTCGGACAAGGGCCAGGCCGGAGCCTATAGTCAAACGACAGGGCTCCGTTCTCGATCGTTTCCTGGAAATGGACGTTGCTCAATGTGGGAACGGCCGTTTCCAACTCGGCAAGTTCGAGGTCGTGCGTGGTGATCAAGCCAAAACCGTTGTGTGACGCGAGCTCTTGAATGTAGGCCTGGCTGCCGATGAGCCGTTCCCGATTGTTGGTGCCCCGGAAGATCTCGTCGATCAGAAACAGGACCGGAGCGCCGGACCGATCGCGGGCCGCTTCCAGGATCAACTTCAGCCGCTTGACCTCCGCATAGAAGTGCGACAGTCCCTGTTCGATTGAATCCTCCACGCGGATGCAACAGCGCAGCCGCACCCAGCTCCATTCGAACCGCTCGGCGCACACGGGTGCCCCGGCCTGCGCGAGACAGACGTTGATCCCGATGGTCCGGAGAAACGTACTTTTGCCGGACATGTTCGATCCGGTGACGAGCCACAGCCGACCCTGCCCCTGCAACCCGACATCGTTGTTCACCCGCTGCGTCGAAGGAATAAGCGGATGGCCCAGCGACCGGGCGTGGATCGCGCCGTCGGTCTCCTGAGCGTCGCTCAAGACCGGCCAGGCGTAGGTCGGGTGGAGATAGGCAAAGGTGGCGCAGGCGCTGGTGGCTTCGATCTCGGCCAGGATATCCAGCCACTGGGGAAGATGATCTGTAATCCGGCTCTGGAGCCGTTGCAGGCGCCAGATAAAATAGAGATCCCAGGGACCGGGCAGGTTGACCAGGATATGGGCCAAGGGATTGGACCGCACGCTAAGCCCCGCGACGATGCGGGCCGCTTGACGCAGGTGCCGGGAGGGACTGCGATCCGCCTGGACGAGCGGCGCGCAGAGTTCGCGCAGGGCCGCATGCTTGGCCCGCGCGCGGCCTTCGAGATACGCCAATACGGCGCCCAGCTTGTCGAGTTCCACCTGAAGCGAGAGGGCATGTTCAAAGGCCTGCTGGCTCCGTTCGACCATGAGAAAGAGGAACAGATAAAGGGCAAAGCTCAGCACCCAGTAACCGGGCAACCAACCGGCCAAGGAGGCTGCCAACAGACCGATCGTGCCCAGAGAGAACGCCGCCTGGATCGCCAAGAGCAGCGGCAGGGTCGGCCAGCCGGCCGGAGTCAACAATACGGCCTGGAGGCGTCGCCCGTCGATCTCCTGTTCCCCGATCAATAACCCTTCAAGCACCAATCGATCACGACACAGCGTCAAGCGGCTGAGTTCACGGGCCAGGCGTTGCCGGCCGGCCCATTGAGCCCGATCCTGCGGAGGATGCAGCAACCAGGACGTGAGCCGCTCTCGTCCGTTGGACGACACGGTCGTGTCGAGCAGGTGCAGCAGCGAATGCGGGCCCAGGAGATCCAGGTCCTTCGCATAGGGATGGTCGGCGGGGGGCTCATGCTCCCGCCGTGGGATGGCCGGCCAATCCAGATGGAGGCGGGCGAGGTGTGTCTGCTTGACGGTGCGCCAGAGGCGCCACCGGTGCATCCGCTGTTCAAGCCTGTTATGATACGCCGCTACGGCGGCGAACCCGAGCACCAACAGAGCGAGCGCCGTGTTTCCGGCCAGGTACCAGCCGAGCTTGAACAGTGTCACGCAGAGCGCGATCCCGACAAGGAACAGGATGAGACGGGCAGTCGTGAACGTGCGGCTCAGGGCATGATGGTCTGCGATCCGCCGGTCCGCCGCGGCGATCAGCCGCCGGAGGGTCCGTTCGCGTCCGAACGCGGCCTTGGGCGCGAGAGGTTGATGAGGCTGAGGCGGCTTCATGCGGTGGGCAGACCTTACTGATTTCCGTCCGAGGGCGTCAATGGGAACGGGAGTGGAATCCAATTGGATCGATGTGCAGATGCGGACCAGCCTCGATGCCGGTGAGGTGCTCGGCCTGTTGAATGATCCTTCCGTGACCGGCGGCTGGCTGGACGGAGACGGAACGGTTCATTTTTACTGGCCGGCCGGGGAGTGGAGTGGGGAACGGCTCGCCCACCTGCGGGCGGTGCTGCTCCAACTCGGGGACGGCTCGGCGGGTGCATCAATCGAGATCCGGGAAGAGCCGGCGCAGGATTGGAATCGGCTCTGGGCGCAATCAGTCACACCGCTGCGGATCGGACGGCGCGTGCTTATCCGACCGAGTTGGGAGCCGGAGGACGGAGGATCCGACACGATCGAGCTGGTGATCGATCCCAAGCAAGCCTTTGGGACCGGCCACCATGCGACGACGAGCCTGTTGATCGAATGGATCGAAGACTTGGTCGTGGGCGGAATGTCAATTCTGGACGTGGGAACCGGAAGCGGGATTCTGGCGATGGTGGCGCTTCGCTGTGGAGCAGGGCGGGCGGTCGGCTTGGATTGCGACCCGGAAGCGATCGAGTGCGCCAGGGGTTATGCCGCTCAAAATGGGTTTGACGAGGAGACCTTGCGCTTGACCGTGGGACGTCTTACTGCGGAGCTTGTGGAAACCCCGGAGCCCTGGCAACTCGTCCTGGCGAATCTGGATTGCCGGACACTCCTCGAAACCTCAGAGCTTCTGGCCAGGCTGGCGCAGCGGGGCGCGACCCTGCTGTTCTCCGGCATTCTGGTCGAGCAGGAGGAAGAGATCCGCCTGGCCTATGCCGAGCGCGGAGTCTACGGGACGGAGGTCAAGCGGAAGGACGGCTGGGTCGCGTTGCGGCTGCGCGCATCCGAATCCTGTGATGGATGACCATGAAACCTGTCGGGACCTCGTCAGACATCCGGGCAGGATATGGGATGGACCGGGAAATTGACCGATCTGATGCGCTGGGAGAAGGACGGCTTCATCAGATCAATATCTCCGACGGCGGCGTACCCAAGCTGCCCGTGGCGGAGGCGGTGATCACGTCAGATGGAGTCAGCGGCGACCGGCAACGGAACCATTCTGTGCACGGAGGCAGGGACCGCGCCCTGTGTCTGTTTTCGCTCGAACGGCTCGACTCGCTGCGGCAGGAAGGCCACAGTATTTACCCCGGCGCCTCCGGCGAGAACCTCACGTTGGCCGGATTGGATTGGAGCATGGTCAGGCCTGGGGATCGTCTCCGAATCGGCGAGACGGTTGAACTGGAACTTACGAGCTACACGACGCCTTGCCGCTACAACGCCTGCTGGTTCCTTGACGGCGATTACGGCCGAATCTCGCACAAACGCCATCCGGGCTGGAGCCGGCTCTATGCCAAGGTGCTCCGGGAAGGGGTGGTTCGCCAGGGCGATCGGGTAGAACTTGTGGCGCAGGCTAAGGTCAAGGCTGAGGTTGAGAGGAATGGTTCGGGCTCGGCCACGGTTCAATGTGAAACTGAGCCGGAGCCTGAAACGAGACCTCAACCTTAGTCTCAACCTCAACCTGGTTCATTGTCATGGAACGCCAGCTCGAACCAGAACTGATGGACGATCCCGAACAGGCGGCCGCCTATGCGCGCGCCAATTTCGAGTCGGAGAATCAGGGGTTCGTGGATCGGTTCGGCGAATATTTTCCGGACTTCGAAGAAGGACAGGTGTTTGATCTGGGGTGCGGGCCGGCCGATATCCCGGCGAGGTTTGTACGGGCCTACCCCCGCTGCCGGGTGACTGCCGTGGATGCGTCGCCGCCCATGCTGGATCTGGCGCGACAGGCGGTCACCGCTGCCGGATTGTCCGGGCAGATCGTGCTTCACTGCGAACGGATTCAGTCGTTTCGTCCGGCTGAGCAGGCCGATGCGATCATCTCCAACAGCTTGCTGCACCATCTGCCCCATCCGCTTCAATTCTGGCATGCCGTCCGGCGACTGATGAAGCCGGGCGGCGCCGTTTTGGTGATGGACCTGCTGCGGCCGGAATCACCGGAAGCGGCCCAGGCGATCGTCGAGACCTATGCCGCGAATGAAGCGCCGATCCTGAAGCGGGACTTCTACCATTCGCTGCTGGCTGCGTTCACCGAGGACGAGGTGGCGGCCCAACTCACGCAGATGAACCTGACCAGGCTGCTGATTGACGTGGTGGATGATCGGCATTGGATTGTCGGCGGCCGTGTCTATTAAGCGGGTCAGTGCCAAGCTGGTAGGGGTAGGGACTGCGGCGCCGGCGTTGCTGGCCATTGTGGTTATGGTTACGTCGGCCGACGCGCAGCTCGATCGGCTGCGGAAGTTCCGGTCTGAGCCGGGGCCGGCGCCTGTTCAGGATCAGCCGATGGTCACCGTTCCGGCCGGCGCATTCTGGATGGGGCGTGACGGGGCGGAGGCCTTGGAGGACGAGCGGCCCCGCCATGAAGTTTGGCTTGACGAGTTTTTAATCGACCTGCACGAAGTCACGACCGAAGCCTATGCGCGGTTTCTCGCGGAGACTCAACGGCAACCGCCGGCGTTTTGGGAATCGGTGAGCCTCTTGAGGCACGGCACCAGGCCGGTCGTGGGCGTCACCTGGGATGATGCCGCCGCCTACTGCACGTGGAGAGGGGCTCGGCTGCCCACGGAAGCCGAATGGGAGAAGGCCGCGAGAGGGACGGATGAGCGCCGCTACCCCTGGGGCAATCAGAAGCCGACTTCGGACCTGGCCAATTTTGCGTTGGGCGCCCGTTTCAGTTACGACCAGGTTTTGCTCCCCGTCGGACAGTTCCCCAAGGGCAAGAGTCCCTATGGCGTGCTGGACATGGCGGGAAACGTCTGGGAATGGGTCTCCGATTGGTATTTGGGGAATTATTACGAAATGAGCCCGGTGAGGAACCCGGCGGGGCCCGAGCAGGGGCAATTCAAGGTCCTGCGCGGCGGTTCCTGGTCCGACTTGCCGAAATATCTCCTCACCTATGGCCGGTTCAAGCTGTCGCCGAACACGCGAAACAGTTTCACCGGCTTTCGCTGCGCCAAATCGGCCGCGTCTTGAGGCAGCTCTCGCCCATCGTCGTGTCGGACCATTCAAGGCAGCGGGGTTGCGGAGGCGGGTGAATGGCAGCTTGATGGCTAGGACAGATGCCTGACCATCCACTCGGCGATCGCGCGCGTCATGGCGGTGAAATGTTCTCCGGCCGTGAATCCATGGTCGGCGCCCGGCACCACGAGCAGGTGCTTGGGGCCTGACAACGAATCGAGCAGCCGTTCGCTCTGTTGCACCGGCACCAATTCATCGCGGTCGCCGTGGACGATCAAGGTGGGCACGGCGATCCCTGTGGCTGCGCAATATCCATCGTAGAGCCGGCACTCCTCGTAAAAACGATACCGGAGCCTGATGCGGCCGGAACCGCCGGTCACGTCGGGCATCGTGTTGCTTCGCCGCCATTCGTCCAACCCGTCTGAGCCGAACTCCAACTGCAACATGGACGGAAAGTCCGGCACCGGACATTTCAAGGCGAGACAGCGTAATGCCGGTTCACTTGAGGCGGCCTCGGAAGCGGCCAGCAGCGCGATGAGCCCGCCGAAGCTGGAGCCGACCAACCCGAGGCGACGAAAACCTCGTGCGGCCGCCCAGGCCAAGGCGGCCTTGGCTTGATCGAGGGCCAGGCCCACGGTGATGTCCTCGAACGGACCTTCGCTCTCCCCTTGGCCGAAAAAGTCGAACCGGAACGTGGCGATGTGTCGTTCAATCAGGAGCCTCGTGAGCGCCTTGTTCGTCGAGCTGTTCTTGCTGGACAGGAAGCCGTGGCAGAGCAGGGCCACTCGATCCGTCGGCGAGGAGGGAACGGTCAGGATGGCCGCAATCTTATGGCCGGCCTGGTCCGTGAAGAAGTGCGATGTTTCGTTCATGGGTTGGGTGCAGGATGGCGGATCATGAATGGAATGGGACGACGGTCGCTCCCTATTCAGGGGGCCGGTGGCCCAGCAGCAGGCCGATCTTGACCGTCAGGATCGTCAGGCTGATCAACAGCAGGCCAAGCGTGATCCACATGGCCTGTTGGATTGGAGCCTCTGCGAGCGAATAGCGCCAGGTCAGGGATGCGACCAACAGCAGGCCGAGCGTGCCAAGGCAGAGGGTGGCAACCTGCAGGGCGTGCCATCGTTCCGTGACGGGAGTGAAGCTGGCCAGATAGGGCCCTCGCTTCTTGGCGCTGGCCAGTCGTCGGGAGGCCAGGATCTCCGGCAATAGAACGATCGAACCAGCAAACAGGGTCTGCGCGAAAAAACCCAGGAAGGCCAGGTGCGTGTAGGCGATCAGGTGCAGGCTGCCGAAGGGGGCCACCGGCTGCTCTCCCAGTGAATTGAGCGAGACCAGAAGCCCGCCCGCGATCGCGAGCAGCAGAAAACAAGAGGCCAAGACCAGTTGATCCGCTGCCGCATGGCGCGGCTCCGACGCACTCTTCCAGAAGCGGATCATCGACCAGAGGTAGAGCAGGGCGCCGGCCAGCAGAATGGTCCCGGCTGTTATCTGAAGCGGGACCAGGGCCAGGCCGAACCCGGCGAGGAGGACGGCCATGCCTCCAAGGAACAAGGCCGAGCAGAGGCGCGAGAGCCGGTCGTGCCCCGCACTCTTTGTTGTTAGAAGCGGCGCCAGGTGCAGAGTCAGGCCGACCAGGGTGACCACGACAAACAAGGACAGGGTCAGTTGAATATGGGCGAACCGTACCCGAGCGACAAAGGCGGCCGGGATCAGGCCAAAGCAAATGGCCGCTCCCCCGCCGCTGCCGAGGAGCAGGCCTGCCAGCGAGGAGCCGTAGTAGAGCGACGGCGAGGGGAACAGGCCGTGATGGTTCTTGGCCAGACGCAGGGCGTCGCTCAGAAGAGTCAGCACCGGGATCAAGGCGAACAGGCCTGCGATTCCGACAGCGACCCTGTGGGATAATCCAAAGCCGATCAGCATGCCCAGGGTTCCCCCATTGAGGAAAACATAAAGTCCCGGACGGGCGGCAGGGCGCTGCCGGCCGGACGGCAAGGTCGGCGGCAGCCAATGGAGCAGCGCGCCGATCAACATCTGGAGCAGGCCGCCGACCAGCGCGGCGTGGACGTGGATGAGACGGAGCGAGGCCGGCAGGGAGGTGCCGCGGACCAGTCCGATATAGAGCGCGAACCCGAGCAGCGCGGACAGCACCAGCCAGGCCAATCCGGTGAGCAGAAAGGCCAATGGCCCCAGCGCCCCCTTCATTGAGCGCCGTTCCCCTGAAGAAAGTAGAAGTGGTTGGTCGGCC
The DNA window shown above is from Nitrospira tepida and carries:
- a CDS encoding MutS family DNA mismatch repair protein; this encodes MKPPQPHQPLAPKAAFGRERTLRRLIAAADRRIADHHALSRTFTTARLILFLVGIALCVTLFKLGWYLAGNTALALLVLGFAAVAAYHNRLEQRMHRWRLWRTVKQTHLARLHLDWPAIPRREHEPPADHPYAKDLDLLGPHSLLHLLDTTVSSNGRERLTSWLLHPPQDRAQWAGRQRLARELSRLTLCRDRLVLEGLLIGEQEIDGRRLQAVLLTPAGWPTLPLLLAIQAAFSLGTIGLLAASLAGWLPGYWVLSFALYLFLFLMVERSQQAFEHALSLQVELDKLGAVLAYLEGRARAKHAALRELCAPLVQADRSPSRHLRQAARIVAGLSVRSNPLAHILVNLPGPWDLYFIWRLQRLQSRITDHLPQWLDILAEIEATSACATFAYLHPTYAWPVLSDAQETDGAIHARSLGHPLIPSTQRVNNDVGLQGQGRLWLVTGSNMSGKSTFLRTIGINVCLAQAGAPVCAERFEWSWVRLRCCIRVEDSIEQGLSHFYAEVKRLKLILEAARDRSGAPVLFLIDEIFRGTNNRERLIGSQAYIQELASHNGFGLITTHDLELAELETAVPTLSNVHFQETIENGALSFDYRLRPGPCPTTNALRIMALEGLPVPTATPPAES
- a CDS encoding alpha/beta hydrolase → MNETSHFFTDQAGHKIAAILTVPSSPTDRVALLCHGFLSSKNSSTNKALTRLLIERHIATFRFDFFGQGESEGPFEDITVGLALDQAKAALAWAAARGFRRLGLVGSSFGGLIALLAASEAASSEPALRCLALKCPVPDFPSMLQLEFGSDGLDEWRRSNTMPDVTGGSGRIRLRYRFYEECRLYDGYCAATGIAVPTLIVHGDRDELVPVQQSERLLDSLSGPKHLLVVPGADHGFTAGEHFTAMTRAIAEWMVRHLS
- a CDS encoding MOSC domain-containing protein encodes the protein MDREIDRSDALGEGRLHQINISDGGVPKLPVAEAVITSDGVSGDRQRNHSVHGGRDRALCLFSLERLDSLRQEGHSIYPGASGENLTLAGLDWSMVRPGDRLRIGETVELELTSYTTPCRYNACWFLDGDYGRISHKRHPGWSRLYAKVLREGVVRQGDRVELVAQAKVKAEVERNGSGSATVQCETEPEPETRPQP
- a CDS encoding formylglycine-generating enzyme family protein — its product is MIGIGLSAAVSIKRVSAKLVGVGTAAPALLAIVVMVTSADAQLDRLRKFRSEPGPAPVQDQPMVTVPAGAFWMGRDGAEALEDERPRHEVWLDEFLIDLHEVTTEAYARFLAETQRQPPAFWESVSLLRHGTRPVVGVTWDDAAAYCTWRGARLPTEAEWEKAARGTDERRYPWGNQKPTSDLANFALGARFSYDQVLLPVGQFPKGKSPYGVLDMAGNVWEWVSDWYLGNYYEMSPVRNPAGPEQGQFKVLRGGSWSDLPKYLLTYGRFKLSPNTRNSFTGFRCAKSAAS
- a CDS encoding 50S ribosomal protein L11 methyltransferase, whose protein sequence is MGTGVESNWIDVQMRTSLDAGEVLGLLNDPSVTGGWLDGDGTVHFYWPAGEWSGERLAHLRAVLLQLGDGSAGASIEIREEPAQDWNRLWAQSVTPLRIGRRVLIRPSWEPEDGGSDTIELVIDPKQAFGTGHHATTSLLIEWIEDLVVGGMSILDVGTGSGILAMVALRCGAGRAVGLDCDPEAIECARGYAAQNGFDEETLRLTVGRLTAELVETPEPWQLVLANLDCRTLLETSELLARLAQRGATLLFSGILVEQEEEIRLAYAERGVYGTEVKRKDGWVALRLRASESCDG
- a CDS encoding TolB family protein, translated to MMENSRGSLHLAVLGAIAIGIVACSGGGDSGAPASGGGGTVPPPPSAGGVNVVFGRDTGGNDDLFLIKNDGSGLVPLATGPEDEVFARLAGARILYHKRANPFSQRDIWSVGTDGTGGAALLSGPADEAVAAVSGTRVIVETAPGLGMPRDLLSIGLDGSGQAPLANTADDEYFRGIIGNRVLYERNVGGQTDVYSVNLDGSDPKPLAADPGFEEFVVGSAGSQVIIVTRVDVMSPANLVAINADGSGTPSLLGGSPNNEVLGAVVGNRVVFMRSVASQFDIFSVNLDGSDVRPLSVNPDNEFVEAIAGTRVIYSRNVGGQTDLYSVNVDGTGEAPLATTPTSEEHAAAVVGSRVIFRRTIGAQDDLFSINADGSGIEAPLATGPEDEDFAGQVGTRVLFHRNTGGPLGPADLYSVNVDGTGLVPLATSGDNEAFAGAAGDRAVYEKKTGNFFSNSPRDLFSIAPDGSGPAIPLGQTANDEYFANSF
- a CDS encoding class I SAM-dependent methyltransferase, giving the protein MERQLEPELMDDPEQAAAYARANFESENQGFVDRFGEYFPDFEEGQVFDLGCGPADIPARFVRAYPRCRVTAVDASPPMLDLARQAVTAAGLSGQIVLHCERIQSFRPAEQADAIISNSLLHHLPHPLQFWHAVRRLMKPGGAVLVMDLLRPESPEAAQAIVETYAANEAPILKRDFYHSLLAAFTEDEVAAQLTQMNLTRLLIDVVDDRHWIVGGRVY